In Planctomycetia bacterium, one DNA window encodes the following:
- a CDS encoding glycosyltransferase family 39 protein: MKIPQSDSPHPDPGSRARYGRSLHLAFWLILVGAAVVRCAGLGSLPPPLNQDEASRGYDAWALLETGADRHGAAWPFFLRSFGPGDYTAALSTYLTMPFVAILGPTPTAIRLPTAILSVCTVAMLFALVRRRLGDGPALVAASILALDPWHVGLSRTAHEAGFAPFFLILALLGLDRAGLWPADTESSAKPINPSASRREQWVAAAFAGLGLACHAWVYPATRLFTPLFLAAYAILYRRPLKRMLDSPSQRVIVMAGFAGLIAGTTPLCMTAITHPEQLAARAQTVLLDPAAGRWPMLRNFTLNFASDFSPRSLFWHSDDVTGVSLPGVGRHLPITAPLALAGLLGIVAQLRRDCTARLLFAWLLLYPVPAAICGDWNPHPLRSVGGVLLYPVMCAMGVAVFTRRRVPFTADRLARRRRAAWRTIAALALTVNGADAARRYVRALTGDGAVGYQAALHRAMAFVARHGQDADFVLVTNRCVQPYIYALWVEPIAPNALRGMDFAAVPGVKGFDNVVRVGRYYFVPKDPRDAAEAAALFRKHWDKVPRTAIGLIIARCDEAGTGTLLATFQTGSPDQGDCFGIWRASRSAITD; the protein is encoded by the coding sequence GTGAAGATACCGCAATCCGATTCACCGCATCCCGATCCTGGCTCGCGCGCACGGTACGGTCGTTCGCTTCACCTCGCGTTCTGGCTGATCCTTGTCGGGGCGGCCGTGGTGCGCTGCGCCGGATTGGGCAGCTTGCCCCCGCCGCTCAACCAGGACGAAGCATCGCGCGGCTACGACGCATGGGCTCTGCTGGAAACCGGGGCCGACCGCCACGGTGCGGCGTGGCCCTTCTTCCTTCGCAGCTTCGGGCCGGGCGATTACACCGCAGCCCTGTCAACGTACCTGACGATGCCCTTCGTGGCGATCCTCGGGCCTACTCCGACCGCAATACGCCTGCCCACGGCGATCCTGTCGGTCTGCACGGTCGCCATGCTGTTCGCACTCGTTCGACGGCGCCTGGGGGACGGCCCGGCGCTGGTTGCTGCCTCGATTCTGGCACTTGATCCGTGGCACGTCGGCCTGTCGCGCACGGCGCACGAAGCAGGCTTTGCGCCGTTCTTTCTCATTCTCGCGCTGCTCGGGCTGGACCGCGCCGGCTTGTGGCCGGCGGACACGGAATCATCGGCGAAGCCAATCAACCCATCGGCGTCACGACGGGAGCAATGGGTCGCCGCGGCCTTTGCCGGCCTCGGACTGGCCTGTCACGCCTGGGTGTATCCCGCGACGCGGCTCTTTACGCCGCTGTTCCTCGCTGCGTATGCGATCCTCTACCGACGCCCCCTCAAGCGTATGTTGGACTCTCCCTCGCAACGCGTCATCGTGATGGCGGGGTTCGCCGGGCTGATCGCGGGTACCACGCCCTTGTGCATGACGGCCATCACGCACCCCGAGCAACTGGCGGCCCGTGCGCAAACCGTACTGCTTGATCCCGCTGCGGGCAGGTGGCCGATGCTGCGCAATTTCACTCTGAACTTCGCATCCGATTTTTCGCCGCGTTCGCTCTTCTGGCACAGTGATGACGTGACCGGGGTCTCGTTGCCGGGTGTGGGGCGGCACCTGCCGATCACCGCGCCGCTGGCCCTGGCCGGGCTGCTGGGCATCGTTGCTCAACTGCGACGCGATTGCACGGCGCGGCTGCTGTTCGCCTGGCTGTTGCTTTATCCGGTCCCTGCGGCGATCTGCGGCGACTGGAATCCACACCCGTTGCGATCGGTGGGCGGCGTGCTGCTGTATCCGGTGATGTGCGCAATGGGCGTTGCCGTGTTCACAAGGCGGCGCGTTCCATTCACCGCGGACCGGCTCGCTCGACGCCGGCGCGCGGCGTGGCGCACGATCGCCGCGCTGGCGCTGACTGTGAATGGCGCAGACGCCGCGCGGCGCTACGTCCGGGCGCTGACGGGCGACGGCGCAGTCGGATATCAGGCGGCGCTGCATCGGGCGATGGCCTTTGTCGCCCGGCACGGGCAGGATGCCGATTTTGTTCTGGTCACAAATCGATGTGTACAACCGTATATTTATGCGCTGTGGGTCGAACCGATCGCGCCGAATGCCCTGCGTGGGATGGACTTCGCCGCGGTGCCGGGGGTAAAAGGGTTTGACAACGTCGTCCGGGTCGGTCGCTATTATTTTGTCCCCAAGGACCCCCGCGACGCGGCCGAGGCGGCAGCGCTGTTTCGCAAGCACTGGGACAAGGTGCCGCGAACGGCGATCGGATTGATCATCGCACGTTGCGACGAGGCAGGAACAGGGACGCTTCTGGCGACGTTTCAGACCGGTTCGCCGGACCAAGGGGACTGCTTTGGGATATGGCGGGCGAGCCGGTCAGCCATAACTGATTGA
- a CDS encoding redoxin domain-containing protein, which translates to MQTIHRRAAAALVGSLLVATNVASGQVAPEAAEILRKAAQVAASLKSIGYSAKYVPESQDKTGLPAIDATVIATRGSSSSSHRISIMGTTQSPHQPRQAAFAYACDGATVYWVDHNEKKFSFAPAAQSYFIERQAVFPEHYFSADAYEQELKAPRVNLQPSQTIGQVPCHVVKIEYDPRGQASAVFFLGQRDFILRRIERRSNQPGIGQSQGSVFSVSSMQINPTISDEVFTPKPPEGFNEQPMPAARVRPAPPPETSTNGKHADRTATGPLAPDWTLKSMDGRDVRLADLRGRVVLLDFWATWCGPCRMAMPGVQRLHNKFAGKPVSIFGVNCLERGGTDRAVQFIRDKGYTYPQLIDNGFVANAYGVRGIPTFVVIGPDGRILFRGSGYSPQQEEKIESIIESAIPN; encoded by the coding sequence ATGCAAACCATTCATCGACGCGCTGCCGCGGCGCTGGTGGGCAGTCTGCTTGTTGCCACGAACGTCGCCTCGGGGCAGGTCGCGCCCGAGGCGGCCGAGATTCTGCGCAAAGCCGCCCAGGTCGCCGCATCCCTGAAGTCGATCGGCTATTCCGCCAAGTATGTACCCGAATCACAAGATAAAACGGGCTTGCCGGCCATCGATGCAACGGTCATTGCCACGCGCGGTTCAAGTTCATCATCTCACCGCATTTCCATCATGGGCACGACCCAATCACCCCACCAGCCACGGCAAGCCGCCTTCGCCTATGCCTGCGACGGTGCAACCGTGTACTGGGTCGATCACAACGAAAAGAAGTTCTCCTTCGCTCCGGCGGCGCAATCCTACTTTATTGAGCGTCAGGCCGTGTTCCCGGAGCACTATTTTTCCGCCGACGCGTACGAGCAGGAATTGAAAGCGCCGCGCGTGAACCTGCAGCCGTCGCAAACAATAGGCCAAGTGCCCTGCCACGTTGTTAAGATTGAATACGATCCGCGAGGGCAGGCGTCTGCGGTGTTCTTTCTCGGGCAACGGGACTTCATCCTGCGACGGATCGAGCGGCGGTCCAACCAGCCCGGCATCGGACAGTCACAAGGGAGTGTTTTTTCCGTCTCGTCCATGCAAATCAACCCGACAATCTCCGATGAGGTCTTCACGCCCAAGCCTCCCGAAGGCTTCAACGAACAACCGATGCCGGCAGCGCGCGTGCGACCCGCACCGCCGCCCGAAACATCGACCAATGGCAAGCACGCCGACCGCACCGCGACCGGTCCCCTCGCTCCGGATTGGACGCTCAAGTCGATGGACGGGCGCGACGTGCGGCTGGCCGATCTGCGCGGGCGCGTCGTGCTGCTGGATTTCTGGGCGACCTGGTGCGGGCCGTGCCGGATGGCCATGCCGGGCGTGCAGCGACTGCACAACAAGTTCGCCGGAAAGCCCGTGAGCATTTTCGGCGTGAACTGCCTGGAGCGCGGCGGCACCGATCGCGCGGTGCAGTTCATCCGGGACAAGGGCTACACCTACCCGCAATTGATCGACAACGGATTCGTGGCCAATGCTTACGGCGTGCGCGGAATTCCTACTTTTGTCGTGATCGGCCCTGACGGCCGAATTCTCTTCCGCGGCAGCGGTTACAGTCCGCAGCAGGAAGAAAAGATCGAGTCCATCATCGAAAGCGCCATTCCCAACTAG